The DNA segment ATCTACGTATTTATGTGAAGTTATTTGATTAAATATaaagttataaaaaaaaaaactttgatACCAGTGATTTTAGAAACGCTATGACATTTCGTTGGCTATACATTCATGTCACTAATGAAAAATTTAAACTTGGAATTATTTTGgattataaaaatataatatatttttaaaactatattaaaaataaaataatattgctACTAAAATGGAACAGATGGAGTAGTAACAAGAGTTATACAACTCTTGCCAACTGTGAATACAAGTcaatacttccgaagcatgagAATTGATTTTCTCTAAATAAAGCCAGTCACCAGATAAAACAAACCCAGAAAAAGCAAAATTAATAGCCAATAAAATTAAATGAAATTGGTCAAAATCTTAAAAAGGGACAAGCAGGTGCTAAAACCTGGCAAAGGACAATGAATTCAAAAGGCTAATAGCCCTTTGACTAGAAATTAAAGCACTTTAGGCCACCAAGCAAGAaactaaaataataataataataataataataataataataataacaaaaactgGTGAATTTTTCGATTTTCATAGGACAGCTCAGATGATGTGAAGTGTTGACCACATTATGACGTGCTCCGTGAGAGAGCTTATGTTTGTGGATCCCGCCCCTGGAAGTTTCTTCCTTATTGATCAAATGGTTTGGGTATGCAAAGTGGATTAACTCCTAAACTTGCAAACAACCAACTCTTAGCTCGTTTGGATATAAGAATTTTTTCCTTCAAAATCGGTGTTGGccataaaaattttaattttcacttgaacatgaattttgaaaattttcaaaaacttgaaaaactccaaaaaactgttttcaaaattttcactcagatcactcacaaaaaaaaaaaacaatccaaaattatattcatgtcaaaacacaactttaattttcaaatatcatttccacttgaaaaaaaattcacttttttttttgaaattttacaattcttatgtccaaacacccACTAAATATATGTTTTTTTATAAAAGAAATCCAGATATCTCGAATTCTAACTCTAAATAAAGAAATCTCCGGTATCTTTTCCTTTTAATAAGTCATACGTGGCCATCTGAAATAATCGACTTAGTAGTTTTTATTGGAATATTGTTTTAATTATATGTGTAAACACTATTAAGTATGTTAGTGAGCTTAGTTAGCTTCTAGGGGGATTTAAATTTATAGGACTTTTGAACACTTAAAGCAATTTATAAGACAAAAGTATTAAGATTGGTGTAAAAAGGACACTTTTATAATTAGTGTTTAATTTTTATAACTAGGTTTACAAAAAACCCCAAACTTTTACAATTATCACAACTGCCCCAAATGGGGCCCACCCTCTCTAAAAAACGGAAACCCTCCCCAGCTCCCATTCCCACTCCCAGCCCCATTCCTCATTCTTAATTCACAAAAACCTACATTTtttctcttgttcttcttctgcttcttctttcttctgctgtgTTCAATctattcttcttctttctttaatCCCGACATTATTTTTCACAGGTCTTCTTCTTTGAGGTTCTTGTTCTTTGTTGAGAAAGATTAGTGAAAAAAGAACAAGAACAATTGAAGATTGACCCTTGCACCATTGATAAACACTTGATCCTGATTTGCTACATTGACTGGTGCATTATTTCAAGGGAGATATTCAGTCTATTCGTCACTATTGGTAAGTAAAGATTGATGTTTAATCTTATTTTTTTCGTCTACAGATATCAGGTTTTTGTGATTCTTTAAACATCCTGTGAGATGTTTAAAATATTTTGTGAGATGTTTAAAACATTCTGTGAGATGTTTAAAACATCCTTATATAATTGTAGGTAATTGTTTCAAACATCCTGAAGGTCCATTCAAGATGTTTCAAACATCCTGAAAGTCCATTCAGGATGTTTTAAACATCCTAAGTATATTCTCAAGATGTTTTAAACATATTCTTAGAAAGTTTGAAACATTATTCAGATGTTTGCAAAAAAAATGATTCTTTATACCAATTCTTTATATACTTGTGATATTTGCAGGTATTCCATTACAAAATGGTTGATTATATTGTATTGGGAGTTGATTGTTATGGTGAATGGGTGGAGTCTTTTACACGTTTTACTTGGCGTTCGAAGAGTAAAGAGACGGTTCTAATAAAGGTGCATAGAGATGTTACGTATGATGAGTTTGTTGACAAGATTATTGCTGGTTGTGAATTAACTTGTTATCCGAGTGATATGTCCATAACTTACATGCATAGCATTGGTGAAAAGCACACTAAAGTAGCTCCCTTTAAAATAAAGAATTATGATTGTTTGAGCTATTATTTGGAAGATGAAAATAAGCCCATTCTAAGGGTATCTGTGGTTGAAAGATTGGTAGAATTTCCAAATTCACCTCTAATGGAACAACATGATAGCCATGGATTGGATGATATTGAAGAAGATCTTTTGAATAGCGATATTCCAAAAATGGATCCTTTGGATATGGATATACCAGAAACCGAAGAAGAAGAATATGCAAACTTTCCTGGAGTTGAAAGCAACTCACAAGAGGTAGAACCGACAACACAAAGCAGCCACAATTATGAAGATGGCACGAAGTTTAATAAGGGTTTAAGTTTCTAAAACAAGCGCGAGCTAGTTGTGTCATTGAAGCTTGCTTCCTTAAAGGCTCCTTTCAGTTTCAAATCAGTGAAGAGTACTAAATTTGTGTACTGCGTCAAATGTGTAGACAATAATTGCAAGTGGTGGTTGCGAGCCGTCAAATATATAAGTACTGATAGGTTTTATATTACGAGGTACAAGAATGAGCACACATGCGGGTCACAACATCTTACAGAAAAGCATCCACACGCCTCAGCGGATGTCATTGGTGAATATATCTATTCTAAGTTTGAAGAGGGCAAGGGTCCATCTAACAAAGAAATTATGGAAACAGTTCGTTTGGATTTGGGTTGTAATGTTAGTTATTGGAAGTGTATGAAGGGAGGTCATATTGCAAAGGCTATGGTAAGGGGGACTCCAGAGCACGAGTATGAAATTTTAGATGCGTACCGCTACACGCTTAGGAAGGCAAATGAAGGAAGCAAGATGTCACTGAAGCTTGATAACAAATGGAAGTTTCAGTATTTTTTTATAGCTTATGAAACTTAGATTCAGGGATTTTGTTTATGAGGAAAGTCATAGCTGTTGATGGGACATTTTTAACGGGAAAGTATCGTGGAGTGTTGTTGTCTTCCGTGGCACAAGATTCAGAGAACCATATTTTTCCTGTGGCATTTTGTGTAGTAGACAAGGAGTGTAATGCCGCATATGAATATTTTTTTGAACAATTGTCTAGCATACACCCCGACAGTGTTGAGTTGTGTATAATTTCTGATAGGCACATAAGCATAGAAAATGGGATCTCAAAATTTTACCCTCAGGCTCATCACGGATTTTGCATGAGgcaccttgctgaaaatcttcGCAAAAATTTTCATTGCGGATATTTGCTTCACCATTATTATTCTGCATCTAAAGCATATAGGATTGATGAGTTCAACGATCATTTTCAACAAATCAAAGATAATGATGTAAGAGTTGCCAAATATCTTGAGGAGGATGTTGGGTTTCACAAATGGAGCAGAGCGCACTTCCCTGGTAACAAGTACGTTAATGTGAACTCCCCTGGTAAAACATCTTTGAAACATCTCTTAAGATGTTTGACATATCTCTTATGAAACTGGTTACTGGACTTTCCAGTTCAAACATCTAAGAAGGTGTTTCACACATCTGTTAAGATGTTTCAAACATCTCTTAAGATGTTTCATACTTGACATGAAACATGTTACTACATTCCCATTTCTGCAAGATGTTTGACCCTTATTGCTTATATTCCAAATTCTCAAAAAGTCTTATATGTCCTTATTTCAGGTATGATGTATTGACCACAAATATTGTTGAGTCTGTTAACTCAATGTTTCTACTCGAAAGAGAATTCCCCATCACTGCCCTATTCGATGCTATTAATAGGAGGTTTGCTCAAAAATTCCATGAGAGGCGTATGCAGTTCCTCGACACTCCAACCATTTGTGTCCCTTCAGTTGAAAAGAAGATTAATAAAAATGCAACATTTGGCAACAAGCTATTGGTCCATCCAATAAGGCAACAAGTGTTCAGCATCACCGGTCATGATGCGGTTGCAAAGGTTGATCTACACAACAGAACATGTTCTTGCAGAGAGTTCGACCTAGACAAAATACCTTGCCCACATGCTATGGCAGCCTTTAGAGTTGAGTTTGGTGATCAATACGTAACAAGCATTTATGATTATGCTTCTGACTTTTATTATATAGACACATACGTGAATGCATATGTCATAGAAATTAATCCAATGCCTTCTGAAGAATGTTGGGATGTTCCTCCGGAGCTTGTTGAGAGAAAAATACCTCCACCTTCATGTGAAATTCAACTGGGAAGAAGGAAGACAAATCAGATTCCAGCAAGCGGGGAAGTAAAAAAGAAGCAAAACAGATGCTCCATATGCAAAAGGACTGGCCACAAAAGAACTACTTGCAAGAAGAGAACTGAAGGAATAAGCAACTCCGTTGTGGCTTAATGACATTGTTGTTGTACTTGTTTTGATAATTTGATGTTGATTTTATTGGAGAACTAAATGATATCTAGATCTGTATAATTAACGTTTAATTAATCACAAGATCATTAGGTTGACGATCAACTATTTGAAGTATTAAGTAGGTTGATATTTAATGGTAGTTTGATGTTGATGTTACTACCGTCTAATTTCTTCAAATATCCTGAGAGATGTTTGAAACATCTGCATTAGATGTTTCAAACATCCTAAGGATGTTTCAAACATCTAACGCAGATGTTTCAAACATCTATTAGGATGTTTGATATTGATTGTCGTTAAATCTACGAGATCAATAGGTTGACGATCAATCATTTGAAGTATTCAATAGGTTGATATTTACTTTTTCATAATATCAATAGGTTGATTATCAATTATCAAACCTATTTACTAATCAATTTAATAGGTCGATGTATAATTATCCAAAAGATCAATAAGTGGATGATCAATTATTCGAAGTATTAAATAGATTGATATTCGCAAGGTCAATAAGTTCACAATCAACTATTTGATGTATTCAATTATTCTATATTTAATTATCCATAATATCAATAAGTGGACGATCAGTTATTCAAAGTATTAAATAGGTTGATGTTCACAAGGTTAATAGGTTCACAGTCAATTATTTGAAGTATTCAATTATTCTATGTTTAATTATTCATAAAGTCAATAGGTTGATGATAAATTATTTGAAGTATTCAATAGGTTGACATATAATTATCCACAAGATCAATAGACCAACGATCGATCCTTTGAGTATTTAATTATTCCATATTTAATTAATCACAAGATCATTAGGTTGACGATAAACTATTTGAAGTATTAAGTAGGTTGATATTTAATGGTAGTTTGATGTTGATGTTATTATGtccttgtattttttttttcaccTTCAACTATCGTCTAATTTCTTCAAACATCCTGATAGATGTTTGATATCGATTGTCGTTAAATCTATAAGACCAATAGGTTGAATATCAATCATTTGAAGTATTCAATAGGTTGATATTTACTTTTTCATAATGTCAATAGGTTGATTATCAATTATCAAACCTATTTACTAATCAATTTAATAGGTCGATGTATAATTATCCAAAAGATCAATAAGTGGATGATCAATTATTCGAAGTATTAAATAGGTTGATGTTCGCAAGGTCAATAGGTTCACGGTCAACTATTTGATGTATTCAATTATTCTATGTTTAATTATCCACAATATCAATAAGTGGACGATCAGTTATTCAAAGTATTAAATAGGTTGATGTTCGCAAGGTCAATAGGTTCACAGTCAATTATTTGAAGTATTCAATTATTCTATGTTTAATTATTCATAAAGTCAATAGGTTGATGATAAATTATTTGAAGTATTCAATAGGTTGACATATAATTATCCACAAGATCAATAGACCGACGATCGATCCTTTGAGTATTTAGTTATTCCATGTTTAATTAATCACAAGATCATTAGGTTGACGATCAACTATTTGAAGTATTAAGTAGGTCGATATTTAATGGTAGTTTGATGTTGATGTTATTATGTCCTTGTATTTTTTTTTCACCTTCAACTACCGTCTAATTTCTTCAAACATCCTGATAGATGTTTGAAACATCTGCGTTAGATGTTTCAAACATCCTAAGGATGTTTCAAACATCTAATGCCAGATGTTTCAAACATCTATTAGGATGTTTGATATCGATTGTCGTTAAATCTACGAGATGACTCGATTAAACATAACTTATTAATTTAACAATAATCGGGAGAAAACATCGTGATAGATGTTTAAAACATCTATTGAGATATGTTCAATGTTAATGCCAAACATCCATAAAGATATGTTGCAAATATCCATTAAAACCAttcaaaaaatcagataatatctGTAAATCATATCATGGTTCCATATTCTTGTGAAAGATATCCACGACCATTTTCTCCCTGAACTCGCTAACAATGTTGTCATTCATCTTGTCCATCGGAGTGTTGGTGATGAGGTGCTCAATAAACATTAAGGACCATGCTCCACAACTACTAGATGTGTCATCTCGTGGAAGATCAAAGACCCTTTCAGGTATCCAATCATCGTTCAAGGATTCTTTAGGCAAGTGCATGAAAAGGCCACATGATCGAAGGTATCTTGGAAACATTGTGCCAATGTGATACATAAATTCACCCAACTTTTCATCAGTGTACCCATAGGTATTGCAGTCGTAAATAAGCATCTTTGAATCTTCAACAAGAAATACAACTGTAACATAATGGTTCTTCTCAATGTTGTATACACAGAAGATCCTCTTCGCACCATTCCAAGGTCGGCCACCACAGAAAGGCAACTCTCCTAGAGCATACTTTAGATCATCTTTATGAAATTGGTACTCATTCAAGATCATGGGAAGAGATAAAGCAGCATTCACCTTATCCACCCCATCACACAATCTACTGTAGCGTTCCTTTAAGATACAAAGAGAATTACAATCCAGGATGATATCTGCTTGATGATAGTGCTTGGGATACCTTCTATGTCTAATACGCATAAGGGCCAAGAAATCCTCCATGTGCTGTAGAATCAAAATAACTAAATTAATAATCCACATACTAGTATTAAATATCAAACATCCATAAAAATCAGTCACGGATCCATTAGGATATTTCAAACATCTCACAGGATGTTTCTAACATCATACAGGATGTTTCAAACTTCTCACAGAACATCTTACACTGGAGCAAGTAGAGATACAGGAAATTTTGAACATTGAACTTACAAAGACTAATCTTATTGTGGATCAAACAATTCAGCAAACTATACACAATTAATCCTAGAGGATGTTTCAAACTGGGAAGTAAaaatcaaatcaagatgaaagggTTACGATTATGTACCTTATACTCCAACCAAAATTGAGAATCTTGAATATTCTTAAAGTCTTCATAATTGAACATCCCCCACGTGAATTGTATCTGAGGCCCCCTATTTTTGATAAATGTCATCATGACATTTCTCCTCTCCCAGTCAATCGGTTTATAAATATCAACTTTCAGCCTCTCCTCACTGACTGCTTTGGAGGTTTCTTCCTTTCtagttttctttctctttttgttcctttttttcCTTCAGTGTAAGGAGATTGAATAGCTCGGGAAAGAACCACAGGTCTCTTTTCTAGCTTTTTAACCAAATCATCCATTGTCGTCTGCAAATAGTTCAACTAACTCTGCATCGCTTCCCTCCACTTTGTTTGCTCTTCttactttttcttttccttttcctgaCAATCAGAGCATGTGCAAGGACAATGGATACTAGATGTACCCGTAACAATACGATCTTTTATTTTATCAGCCATTTTTTCCATAGAAGCATCTCCTCTACTATCATCATAATTAGAACCCTCCCCCTATCATTATCATCATTAAAGAGCATTCCACCATCACCACCATCGTCATCAACAACTTATTCCCCCATTTTACTATCTATACCAATAGATATTTCTGCTCTATCATCATATCCTCGAACCACATGGCTATCTCCAACTTGCGGGGTTTGCAAACTACCCTTCTCTATCTTAAGGGCACCACCCAAATGCCTTAAGACTGTCACTCCATCCAACTCTTTACTTAGGTTATCTATCATCATGTCCTCTTTGTCAGATAAGATAACAAGATTTTGGATGTAATGCTTCATCTTTTCAGCTTTTGTAGGGTAAAGAAAAGGGTGTACCACCTGGGTAGATAACAAAAAATATTAGAGGCATGCTTAATGTTCAAACATCCTGTGGAGATGTTTCAAACATCATGTGGAGGATGTTTCAAACATCATGTGGATGTTTCAAAGATGTTTCAAACATCTAAATATTTCAAACATTAAACATCTGTCAAAATGAGCCTTACCGAATGATCTTTGATTTGAAATGGGTCAGGCCtgtctttttctactttttcaaaTAGCCATCTCTTCATCCTCGGCAATGTCCTCTCTTTTGGATAGTCTTTTGGCCGCAATTGAGGTATAGCTTCAAATGCCCAAGCCTACATTgtgtgataaaaaattaaatagaaAATTATATAAATAACACTAAAATAGAAGTAATGAACAAGATTTATTTAGTTACCATGAAAGCCCAAGGAAATCCCTAGAGATTATACCAGTCACCCTTATATTGTCGATGCTCTTTCATATCTTTCATAAGATAATCAACAGTCAACCGGAAACTATTTCGGCCCTATGGATAATTGTAAAAAGCCTCTTCTGTGGAGGTCAATCTAACTGTAGTTTCGGATACACCACAATTCGAATCCTTTGCCAATAAAATACAGTGGACAAACCAAATCAAGCATAATACATACTTGTATTCTTGTATTTTTTTGGATTTAGATTTGATCAACTCAAGCACCATTTTACCAGTCACAGACCTTTTTCCTTTGGCAATAAGTTTCCACAACTCTTCACCATCAAGAAGGTACTTTTGAAGCTTCGAATTCGTGTAAGAATGTCCACAGTTGAGTCCAGTCATTATGGCAAACTCACGAAGGCCGAAGCAAACTGgtaatattttataataaaaccATAACTCCTGGGTCTTCTCAGACAATACTCTACGGAGTAGAAGGCCATGCACTATAGATGCTTGAAATAGTGGCCTCTCAGGCAAATCCAAAAAATGCCCGAAAGGACTATTCCTAAACTGTGTTTTCGAGGCCTTCATCCTGCAACAACTTTCGGAACTCACCCATACCTGCTAATCCTAATGAGGATCTCACAGTGATCTTTTTTTTGAATGTCTCATTATCATCTAAAAATGTCTTGTACTTTAAGGGTGGAAGTTCCGATCGAAGCTTTACAATTTCAACCTCGCAATTGCCAGACTCATCCTCAGGCATCTCATCCTGTACCTTGCAATGTCGAACAGTCATGTTTAGTGAAACATCCTAGGAAATATTTCAAATATCTAGACATAAACTTCAAACATCCAGAGAGATGTTTGAAACGTATTAAGTTTACCTCAATAGATTGAGAAGGTGCAttatcattcttttttttttcttctttctgtcgctgcctctttttctttttcttcttcttcttcttcttcttcttcttcttcttcttcttcttcttcttcttcttcttcttcttcttcttcttcttcttcttcttcttcttcttcttcttcagtattTGCTACTGatgcttcatcatcaatatctgTCTCCTCTTTTGATTCCTCTTCCTCAACATTTGTCCTTTCTTCTCttactttcctttcttcctttttttcttccttttctattTCCTGTTCTTTTTCCTTCTCAATTTCCTCTTCATTTtcgttctctttttcttcttctccagcaTTTCCTCCTTCTACTACCTGAAGAGGTTTGGTTCCATTTCAGCTACAATTGATTTTTGTAGCTCATCCTCTTGAGATGTCTTAATTCTTTTGCTAGAGCTTTTGGAAGGAGATTTATCTCTTCCTCTTCCACCTGTCTTTGACACACGTCCCTCCCTACGTCCCTTTGCCATTTTATCTACGCAAAAAAAAAAGTAACGACCACcaataaaattaataaataatttgttcctatacataaaaaaataaaactataaaTATTTAAGTATTCTTTGGTGAAACATCTCAGTGAGATGTTTGAAACCTCATATAAGATGTTTCAAACATCTCATTAGGATGTTTTAAGATGTTTGAAACATCTTAATGAGGTGTTTGAAACATCTCTAAAGGTGTTGCATTGAATGGTCATACAAGATTGAGCTTAAGAGGCAAAATTAATTTTCTGCCATCTATAAATGCTAAGCAAGATAGTAATTTAAGTTTCTAGCTAGTTAGATGGAATTTGAAAACAAGCTAGCAATATTCATATTATAGTTCTCCAAACTTCTTTATTTATACATCTCTTTCAATAATTTTTTTAATCGCtaaaataatcaaccatctcgttGTGATTATCAGGTATCTTTTGGTGAAACATCTCATGGATTATTAAACATCCTTATAAATGTTTCAAACATCTTAATAAGATGTTTCAAAcactcagctcaaaatatcattaacCAAACCCAGATAAACATTGCAATAAGTTCACAACACACaggaacaacaataacaacacgAATATTTAACAATATCTTAAGATGTTTCAAACACTCAACTGGCATGTCTGAAACATCTGGACAAAAAAGCGTTCCACAAGAGCAATATAACTATTTCAACATCACAATAACTAATTTTATGGGCACGTGGAACAACCATATCAACGACtacaattaaaaaatataaaaataccaaATTTCCGCTCAAAAATATCAACTACACAACAGCTCTAGAATTTATGCACAAAAactacacaacaacaacaagaagataCAAAAACGCCTCAAAAAATTAATTTAGGGTTGAAATAACAAGTTTAGGGTTTATCAATATggtagaaaaaaagaaagaaaaaaacttaACTTGATAATGGAATCTCTACTTCAAAGCAAATCTGAATGGAATTAAGCCGATTTTTGAAGCCCTATAGTACTCTTGAATTTGGAGATTGAATTTGagagaaaaattgaagaagtttGGGGGAAAATCACATGAATAATAACGTCTGGTTTGGAAAAAGGAAGAGAGAGAAAGGTTTGAAAAGTGAGATTAAAAGATGGGTTTTGTTATTTtgtaatattttaaattttacCCCAAACTTATTTTATTTCTAATTTGACCCAAATCACCCATAATCCTGGTTAACTAGTCAGCCCTTTTGTTAATGATAAAGGGTGTCCCAAATACTTTCACAACACTTCAAACGTCTTTTAGAACACATTTTTCCTAGCTTCTTTGTTTTGTTAGTTAGTGCACTCACATGTGGGTCACGTGTAGGGTATGTATATGTATATCTTGTACATATAACATTTCAGTTTTATCAATTCATTTTACTCTCATCCTTTTctcattctctctctctctttcgaGAAGCTTTTAGGGTTCCACCATtggagctcaagcttgagctctaCCATTGTTGTTCACCTCTCAATctttacatggtatcagagcgaggtaTTCTACTCGTTATTCCCTTCTCAAATTTTGGATTCTAAAGATGCAGTCACCGTCTCCATTTTTGCCCCAATTTTCTCGATCCTACATTTTTTTCTTCTTACTTCATTTTTGACAAATTGATAATGTTTCTCATGGCTATCCTTGATCCAAACAATGAAATTGAAGTTGAGCCGGGCAATTCTACTCCTGTCGCCGGCGTCGACTCTGGGGTCAATTTGAGTTGCCCTTCCTACATGCACCCGTTGGATAACCCTGGTGCAATGTTAGTCACAGCTCCGTTCAACGGCATTGGCTA comes from the Nicotiana sylvestris chromosome 4, ASM39365v2, whole genome shotgun sequence genome and includes:
- the LOC138889293 gene encoding uncharacterized protein, whose product is MRKVIAVDGTFLTGKYRGVLLSSVAQDSENHIFPVAFCVVDKECNAAYEYFFEQLSSIHPDSVELCIISDRHISIENGISKFYPQAHHGFCMRHLAENLRKNFHCGYLLHHYYSASKAYRIDEFNDHFQQIKDNDVRVAKYLEEDVGFHKWSRAHFPGNKYVNVNSPVQTSKKVFHTSVKMFQTSLKMYDVLTTNIVESVNSMFLLEREFPITALFDAINRRFAQKFHERRMQFLDTPTICVPSVEKKINKNATFGNKLLVHPIRQQVFSITGHDAVAKVDLHNRTCSCREFDLDKIPCPHAMAAFRVEFGDQYVTSIYDYASDFYYIDTYVNAYVIEINPMPSEECWDVPPELVERKIPPPSCEIQLGRRKTNQIPASGEVKKKQNRCSICKRTGHKRTTCKKRTEGISNSVVA